From Lepisosteus oculatus isolate fLepOcu1 chromosome 8, fLepOcu1.hap2, whole genome shotgun sequence, one genomic window encodes:
- the tyro3 gene encoding tyrosine-protein kinase receptor TYRO3, producing the protein MKMKLFGLWVAFLLASTYRCGEGLQFTRNPTNLTVSQGNKAMLHCAVEGESEPEIVWMKDGEKTHNAEEMYITVDPNHWETFYSVKSAQKLDAGKYWCAADFGGETVSSEPAWITVEGVPHFVVEPQDVAVLPGVPFNLSCAAEGPPEPVVVVWWIEEKQSGEPAPSPAVLSLPGINESIKIHCEARNVKGISVSRTGIVSIKGLPEAPSALHVIEVQESNVTISWTPGFNGYSPLMSCTVQMSKNSGKKMETLEHYVTVPPFQHLIGGLKSFSNYSARICCENEVGTSPFSHWVDFQTKESVPMAAPLNLTVQLTEQQLSFRWEALEEEQLNGVLWGYRVQWELGGKSQELQFRENKANLSSEGQFFNASFRVSACTAVGCGPWSPPVMVLPAQAPRPRAQRGHGWVALLVAVLTAVMLGLLIAMLIRRREKETQFGAVFDDVSHRAEPTVSFTAARSFNRQGPEITESTLDCLGISDELKTKLEDVLIAQRLLTLGHMLGKGEFGSVREAHMKMEDGSVQKVAVKVLKSDISSSCDVEQCLREAAYMKEFHHPNVIQLIGVSLQRRPQQRLPVPMVILPFMKHGDLHTFLLMSRMGGQPFALSLQTLVQFMLDIARGMEYLSSKNFIHRDLAARNCMLNEDMTVCVADFGLSKKIYSGDYYRQGSASKLPVKWIALESLADNIYTTQSDVWAFGVTMWEIMTRGQTPYPGVENSEIYEYLIKGGRLKQPPGCLDDIYNIMYSCWSPNPKGRPAFQQLIEQLEGVGAGLPLGRGEEELLYVNLAEGGEQEGQAGAAPWQRGEEDWPLMPAGAAGATGGDYRYIIGPRNTTEDYSRVGPSGPPPQQEEEEEDAVVDV; encoded by the exons GGCTGCAGTTCACAAGGAACCCCACCAACCTGACAGTGTCCCAGGGCAATAAGGCCATGCTGCACTGTGCTGTAGAGGGGGAGAGTGAGCCTGAAATCGTCTGGATGAAGGATGGAGAGAAGACCCACAACGCTGAAGAAATGTACATCACTGTAGACCCAAACCACTGGGAGACCTTCTACAG TGTCAAGTCTGCCCAGAAGCTGGATGCAGGAAAGTACTGGTGTGCTGCTGATTTTGGTGGTGAAACTGTGTCATCAGAGCCAGCCTGGATCACCGTGGAAG GTGTGCCACACTTTGTGGTGGAGCCCCAGGATGTGGCGGTGCTGCCCGGCGTGCCCTTTAACCTCAGCTGCGCGGCCGAGGGCCCCCCCGAGCCGGTGGTGGTAGTGTGGTGGATAGAGGAGAAGCAGAGCGGAGAGCCAGCCCCTTCTCCTGCTGTCCTCTCGCTCCCAG GCATCAATGAGAGCATCAAGATCCACTGTGAAGCCAGGAATGTCAAGGGGATCTCTGTGTCTCGTACCGGCATCGTCTCCATCAAGG GTCTCCCAGAAGCCCCCAGTGCACTGCATGTGATTGAGGTCCAGGAGAGTAATGTCACCATATCATGGACCCCAGGCTTCAATGGATACTCCCCCCTGATGTCCTGTACTGTCCAG ATGTCAAAGAATTCTGGGAAGAAGATGGAAACTTTAGAGCATTATGTGACTGTACCTCCCTTCCAGCACCTCATTGGAGGGCTGAAGAGCTTTTCAAACTACAGTGCAAGAATCTGCTGTGAAAATGAGGTTGGGACCTCTCCTTTCTCACACTGGGTAGATTTCCAGACAAAAGAATCAG TGCCCATGGCTGCCCCCCTGAATTTGACCGTCCAGCTGACAGAGCAGCAGCTGTCCTTCCGCTGGGAGGCCCTGGAGGAGGAACAGCTCAATGGTGTGCTGTGGGGCTACAGAGTGCAGTGGGAGCTGGGGGGGAAGAGTCAG GAATTGCAGTTCAGGGAGAATAAAGCCAACCTGTCCAGCGAGGGCCAGTTCTTCAATGCTTCTTTCCGGGTCTCTGCCTGCACTGCAGTGGGCTGTGGACCCTGGAGCCCACCTGTCATGGTGCTGCCAGCCCAGG ctcccaggcCGCGAGCCCAGCGTGGGCACGGCTGGGTGGCGCTGCTGGTGGCCGTCCTCACCGCGGTCATGCTGGGGCTGCTGATCGCCATGCTGATCCGCCGCAGGGAGAAGGAAACGCAGTTCGG GGCAGTGTTTGATGATGTATCTCACAGGGCCGAGCCGACAGTGTCCTTCACAGCTGCCAGGTCCTTCAACAGACAGGGCCCTGAGATCACTGAATCCACCT TGGACTGTCTGGGTATCAGCGACGAGCTGAAAACCAAGCTAGAGGACGTCCTGATTGCACAGCGGTTACTGACTCTGGGACACATGCTGGGAAAAG GTGAGTTTGGCTCTGTGAGAGAAGCCCACATGAAGATGGAGGATGGCTCAGTCCAGAAGGTGGCAGTTAAAGTGCTCAAAA GTGACATCAGTTCCTCCTGTGATGTAGAGCAGTGTCTGCGTGAGGCAGCATACATGAAGGAGTTCCACCACCCCAATGTCATTCAGCTCATTG GAGTGAGTCTGCAGAGACGCCCCCAGCAGCGCCTGCCTGTTCCAATGGTGATCCTGCCCTTCATGAAACACGGAGACCTGCACACCTTCCTGCTAATGTCACGCATGGGGGGCCAGCCCTTC GCTCTGTCTCTGCAGACGCTGGTACAGTTCATGCTGGACATTGCCCGTGGGATGGAGTACTTAAGCAGCAAGAACTTCATTCACAGGGACCTGGCTGCACGCAACTGCAT GCTGAATGAAGACATGACGGTGTGCGTGGCGGACTTCGGCCTGTCCAAGAAGATCTACAGCGGGGATTACTACCGCCAGGGCTCGGCCTCCAAGCTGCCAGTGAAGTGGATTGCTCTGGAGAGCCTGGCAGACAACATCTACACCACCCAGAGTGACGTG TGGGCATTTGGGGTGACCATGTGGGAGATCATGACCCGTGGGCAGACCCCCTACCCTGGAGTGGAGAACTCGGAGATCTATGAATACCTCATCAAGGGTGGCCGCCTCAAACAGCCGCCAGGCTGCCTAGATGACAT CTACAACATCATGTACAGCTGCTGGAGTCCCAACCCGAAGGGCCGGCCCGCGTTCCAGCAGCTCATCGAGCAGCTAGAGGGGGTGGGGGCTGGGCTGCCCCTGGGGCGCGGGGAGGAGGAGCTGCTGTACGTCAACCTGGCAGAGGGCGGAGAGCAGGAGGGCCAGGCCGGAGCCGCACCCTGGCAGCGCGGGGAGGAGGACTGGCCCCTGATGCCCGCGGGTGCCGCAGGAGCCACTGGGGGAGACTACCGTTACATTATAGGACCCCGAAACACCACGGAGGACTACAGCCGAGTGGGCCCAAGCGGACCGCCTCCACaacaggaggaggaagaagaagacGCCGTCGTCGATGTGTAG